One Methanocaldococcus infernus ME DNA segment encodes these proteins:
- a CDS encoding RNA polymerase Rpb4 family protein yields the protein MIGKKILNERFITISEAYEIMKKRAELGDLSYEQKCALDYLEKFKKLTPEKAKELVEELKKIGVDEETAVKIADILPEDIEDLEVIYYKRKLPENAEEILEVVRKYL from the coding sequence ATGATTGGCAAAAAAATCTTGAATGAAAGATTTATTACCATTTCTGAAGCCTATGAAATTATGAAAAAAAGAGCTGAACTTGGAGACCTCTCCTATGAACAGAAGTGTGCCTTAGATTATTTGGAGAAGTTTAAAAAATTAACTCCTGAGAAGGCTAAGGAGTTAGTTGAAGAACTTAAAAAGATTGGAGTAGATGAAGAAACAGCTGTTAAGATAGCTGATATACTTCCAGAGGATATAGAAGATTTGGAAGTTATTTACTACAAGAGAAAGTTGCCTGAGAATGCTGAGGAAATCTTAGAGGTTGTTAGAAAGTATTTATAA
- the leuD gene encoding Isopropylmalate/citramalate isomerase small subunit, whose amino-acid sequence MNIKGRVWKFGDNVDTDAILPARYLIYTEPEELAKYAMTGIDEEFPKKAKKGDIIVAGKNFGCGSSREHAPIGLKALGISAVIAESFARIFYRNAINIGLPLIECKDISKKVDEGDILEVNLKTGEIKNLTKGETYQGTKLPEFMMEILEAGGLMEYLVKKRA is encoded by the coding sequence TTGAATATTAAAGGAAGAGTTTGGAAGTTTGGAGATAATGTAGATACTGATGCTATTTTACCAGCAAGATATTTGATATATACTGAGCCTGAAGAGTTGGCAAAGTATGCTATGACAGGGATAGATGAAGAGTTCCCTAAGAAGGCTAAGAAGGGAGACATTATAGTGGCTGGTAAAAACTTTGGCTGTGGCTCTTCAAGGGAGCATGCTCCTATAGGCTTAAAAGCCCTTGGTATCTCTGCAGTGATAGCTGAAAGCTTTGCAAGAATCTTTTATAGGAATGCTATAAATATTGGACTTCCTTTAATTGAGTGTAAGGACATCTCTAAGAAGGTTGATGAAGGAGACATTTTAGAGGTTAATCTAAAAACTGGAGAGATAAAGAACTTAACTAAGGGAGAAACTTACCAAGGAACTAAACTTCCTGAGTTTATGATGGAGATCTTAGAAGCTGGGGGATTAATGGAGTATTTAGTTAAGAAGAGGGCTTAG
- a CDS encoding 50S ribosomal protein L21e — translation MVEMSEGFRRKTRKKLTKSPRERGLYPITRALKEYKEGEYVSIVIDPSVHKGMPHPRFHGRTGVVVGKQGRAFLVKVRDGGKYKIIIAFPQHLRPVAKEG, via the coding sequence ATGGTAGAAATGAGTGAAGGATTTAGGAGAAAAACAAGAAAGAAGTTGACAAAGAGTCCAAGAGAAAGAGGTTTATATCCAATAACAAGAGCTTTAAAGGAGTATAAAGAAGGGGAGTATGTTAGTATAGTTATTGATCCTTCAGTTCATAAGGGAATGCCTCACCCAAGGTTTCATGGAAGGACTGGAGTGGTTGTAGGAAAACAGGGAAGAGCTTTCTTAGTTAAGGTTAGGGATGGAGGGAAGTATAAGATAATAATAGCCTTCCCTCAGCATCTCAGACCTGTAGCTAAAGAGGGTTAA
- a CDS encoding NAD+ synthase translates to MEEKILEFIRNVVKEANANGVVVGLSGGIDSSTTAFLCVKALGKDKVLGLILPEKTTRKEDIEDAKKVAEMLGIKYYIIDITDVLKAFGLYTPTKEFEKIPDGNLKARVRMCVLYYYANKYNYLVAGTANKSEIYVGYGTKYGDLACDFMPIAHLFKTEVRELAKKLGVPKEIIEKPPSAGLWEGQTDEGELGVSYEILDKILKLYEEGKKEEEIAKELSVDLQIVKRIFDLIKKNEHKRKLPAKIE, encoded by the coding sequence ATGGAGGAGAAAATTTTAGAGTTTATAAGAAATGTTGTTAAAGAAGCCAATGCCAATGGAGTTGTTGTTGGCCTAAGTGGGGGAATTGATAGCTCTACTACAGCTTTCTTATGTGTTAAAGCCCTTGGTAAAGATAAAGTCTTAGGTCTAATTTTGCCTGAAAAGACTACAAGGAAAGAGGATATAGAAGATGCTAAAAAAGTTGCTGAGATGCTTGGAATTAAATATTATATTATTGATATAACTGATGTCCTAAAAGCCTTTGGTCTCTATACTCCTACAAAGGAGTTTGAGAAAATTCCAGATGGTAACTTGAAGGCAAGGGTAAGGATGTGTGTCCTCTATTACTATGCAAATAAATACAACTACTTAGTGGCAGGAACTGCAAATAAGTCAGAGATCTATGTTGGTTATGGAACAAAATATGGAGATCTTGCCTGTGACTTTATGCCCATAGCCCACTTATTTAAAACTGAAGTAAGAGAGTTGGCTAAAAAATTAGGAGTGCCTAAGGAGATCATTGAAAAGCCTCCTTCTGCAGGCCTCTGGGAAGGGCAAACTGATGAAGGGGAGTTAGGAGTTAGCTATGAAATTTTAGACAAGATATTAAAGTTGTATGAGGAAGGTAAGAAAGAAGAGGAGATAGCTAAGGAGTTAAGTGTTGATCTCCAAATAGTTAAAAGAATTTTTGATTTAATAAAGAAGAATGAGCATAAAAGAAAATTGCCAGCTAAGATAGAGTGA
- a CDS encoding protein translocase subunit SecF: MIKDYRLGLAIVFILILASISLLVFKGIPKSIDITGGAEITIKVKDPNIFYSLKSYLSGLAEVKELKSSSGYYIVVRCSYDKVEIVKKKLKEFFKVESLSSLNYSEKTVGPILSSRFFEEGFKALAFAFIFMSLVVYFYFRDPYPSGAIILSALTDIILTLGAMSLFNIELSTATIAALLMIIGYSVDSDILLTTKVLRRLSVKFDESVKEAFETGITMTLTTIAAMVTLLIVVKLFIPIADILANIAEVLVIALVADIISTWILNVSLLKLYLEKIKKVI, encoded by the coding sequence ATAATTAAAGACTATAGGCTTGGGTTAGCAATAGTTTTTATTTTAATATTGGCTTCTATTTCTCTTTTAGTATTTAAGGGGATTCCTAAGAGTATTGACATAACAGGAGGGGCTGAGATCACTATAAAGGTGAAAGATCCAAACATCTTTTACAGTTTAAAGTCTTATTTAAGTGGGTTAGCTGAAGTTAAAGAGCTAAAGAGTAGCTCAGGCTACTATATAGTTGTTAGGTGTAGCTATGACAAAGTTGAGATCGTTAAGAAAAAACTTAAGGAGTTTTTTAAAGTTGAAAGTTTAAGCTCTTTAAACTACTCTGAAAAAACTGTTGGGCCCATACTATCAAGTAGGTTCTTTGAAGAAGGATTTAAAGCTTTAGCTTTTGCCTTTATCTTTATGTCATTGGTTGTCTATTTCTACTTCAGAGACCCTTATCCAAGTGGAGCCATCATCTTATCAGCTTTAACTGATATAATTTTAACACTTGGAGCTATGAGTTTATTTAACATAGAGCTATCAACAGCTACAATAGCAGCTTTATTAATGATTATTGGTTACAGTGTTGACTCTGACATCTTACTGACAACAAAGGTTTTAAGAAGGTTGTCAGTGAAGTTTGATGAATCTGTAAAGGAGGCATTTGAGACAGGAATTACCATGACATTAACAACTATAGCAGCTATGGTAACTTTATTAATAGTGGTTAAGCTCTTCATCCCAATAGCTGATATCCTTGCTAACATAGCTGAGGTTTTGGTTATAGCCTTGGTGGCTGATATAATATCAACCTGGATCCTTAATGTTAGCTTGTTAAAACTTTACTTAGAAAAGATTAAGAAAGTGATCTAA
- the nadC gene encoding carboxylating nicotinate-nucleotide diphosphorylase, which yields MIKLYALKVLNEALKQDIGFMDITTELLDDNEIKAYIVAKEPCILCGINFIKEFFEQYNVKCKVIKPEGSFCEGKVLELYGSSKTILTLERTALNLLMHLSGVATKTYKLIKKVREVNKKVRIAGTRKTLPLLSPLQKYAILLAGGDPHRFRLDDSILIKDNHIDILGLREAIRRAKRFSFTKKIEAEVRNFEELKTALEEKVDIVMLDNFSPEEIGEALKIVKSYSYRPIIEVSGGINEDNILEYAKYDIDVISLGSLTHSVKAIDFSLYIEPLTDK from the coding sequence TTGATAAAGCTCTATGCCTTAAAAGTTTTAAATGAGGCTTTAAAGCAGGACATTGGTTTTATGGATATAACCACTGAACTTTTAGATGATAATGAGATTAAAGCTTACATTGTAGCTAAAGAGCCATGTATCTTATGTGGAATAAACTTTATTAAGGAATTTTTTGAACAATATAATGTTAAATGTAAAGTTATTAAGCCTGAAGGCTCCTTCTGTGAAGGAAAGGTTTTAGAGCTTTATGGAAGCTCTAAGACTATTTTAACCTTGGAAAGAACAGCTTTAAATTTATTAATGCATCTCTCAGGAGTGGCTACTAAGACATATAAATTAATTAAAAAAGTTAGAGAAGTGAATAAAAAAGTAAGAATAGCTGGGACAAGGAAAACTCTTCCTCTATTATCTCCTCTCCAAAAATATGCCATTCTCTTAGCTGGAGGAGATCCTCATAGGTTTAGGTTAGATGACTCTATCTTAATTAAAGATAATCATATAGACATCTTAGGCTTAAGGGAAGCTATAAGGAGAGCTAAGAGGTTTAGCTTCACAAAGAAGATAGAGGCTGAAGTTAGAAACTTTGAAGAGTTAAAGACAGCTCTTGAAGAAAAGGTTGATATAGTGATGCTTGATAACTTCTCTCCAGAAGAAATTGGAGAGGCTCTAAAGATAGTTAAAAGTTATAGCTATAGGCCTATCATTGAGGTTAGTGGGGGAATAAATGAAGACAATATTTTAGAGTATGCCAAGTATGATATAGATGTTATCTCTCTTGGCTCCCTAACCCATTCAGTAAAGGCTATTGACTTCTCACTCTACATTGAGCCACTTACAGACAAATAA
- a CDS encoding DUF655 domain-containing protein has product MKFPKKNKPQKFEEYAWVLDFFYNLKGDPIVQGLGEEQFLLMEMTPKSDDISLGERVYIGKGKRDKIDHVNRMIKYEQLTGTAKTELIYNIMNAVQQQEERFIRFFNEAPPITTRLHSLELLPEIKHKLMWKILEEREKEKFKSFEDFKNRIGRDPIKILAKRIEKELSDEKKDKYYLFVKWKRGIILDEDTMTFYVKE; this is encoded by the coding sequence ATGAAATTTCCTAAGAAAAATAAGCCTCAAAAGTTTGAAGAGTATGCCTGGGTTTTAGACTTTTTCTATAATTTAAAGGGAGATCCTATAGTTCAAGGACTTGGAGAGGAACAATTTTTACTAATGGAGATGACTCCAAAGAGTGATGACATAAGCTTAGGAGAGAGAGTTTATATAGGAAAGGGTAAGAGGGATAAGATTGACCATGTCAATAGAATGATAAAATATGAGCAACTAACAGGAACTGCTAAGACTGAACTCATCTATAACATAATGAATGCTGTACAACAGCAAGAGGAGAGATTTATAAGATTTTTTAATGAGGCCCCTCCTATTACTACAAGGCTACATAGCTTAGAGCTACTACCAGAGATTAAACATAAGTTAATGTGGAAGATTCTTGAAGAGAGAGAAAAAGAAAAGTTTAAAAGCTTTGAAGACTTTAAAAATAGAATAGGTAGGGATCCAATAAAAATATTGGCTAAGAGGATAGAAAAAGAGCTTTCAGATGAGAAGAAAGATAAATATTATTTATTTGTTAAGTGGAAAAGAGGAATAATTTTAGATGAGGATACTATGACATTCTATGTTAAAGAGTGA
- a CDS encoding fibrillarin-like rRNA/tRNA 2'-O-methyltransferase, translated as MKEIFENVYKIDNKIATKALSRKKVYDEKFIEKDGTYYRVWNPYKSKLAAAIVNGLKVMPIKRDSKVLYLGASAGTTPSHVSDIVEDGIIYALEYAPRIMRELLDSCSDRKNLVPILGDANKPWEYSNIVEKVDVIYEDVAQPNQAEILIKNAKWFLKKNGYGMIAIKARSVDVTKDPKEVFKEQKEILEKGGFKVVDEVNIEPYEKDHILFVCKWLNVE; from the coding sequence ATGAAGGAGATCTTTGAAAATGTATATAAAATAGATAATAAGATAGCTACAAAGGCTTTAAGTAGAAAGAAGGTTTATGATGAGAAATTTATTGAGAAGGATGGAACTTACTATAGAGTATGGAACCCATATAAAAGTAAGTTGGCTGCAGCTATAGTTAATGGATTAAAAGTTATGCCAATAAAGAGAGACTCTAAGGTTCTCTACCTTGGAGCCTCTGCTGGAACCACTCCTTCACATGTTTCTGACATTGTTGAAGATGGAATTATTTATGCCTTAGAGTATGCTCCAAGGATTATGAGAGAGCTCTTAGACAGTTGCTCAGATAGGAAAAATCTTGTTCCAATACTTGGAGATGCAAATAAGCCATGGGAATATTCAAATATTGTTGAAAAAGTTGATGTTATCTATGAAGATGTAGCTCAACCTAACCAGGCAGAGATCTTAATAAAAAATGCCAAGTGGTTCTTAAAAAAGAATGGCTATGGAATGATAGCCATAAAGGCAAGGAGTGTAGATGTAACAAAGGATCCAAAAGAAGTTTTTAAAGAGCAAAAAGAAATTTTAGAGAAAGGAGGATTTAAAGTTGTTGATGAGGTTAATATAGAGCCTTATGAAAAGGATCATATCTTATTTGTCTGTAAGTGGCTCAATGTAGAGTGA
- a CDS encoding tRNA pseudouridine(54/55) synthase Pus10, translating to MINYEILKKYPLCDRCFGRLYGKVLNTTNLVRGKSLKIAKAIEAEINKDEEMLKALSRSGVKEIRGVDEEVKECPWCKGIFNRMDKLLEEVLEKVKDYEFNTFLIGTHIPEEIKEFEEEIKTEYMESIKQEFGREFGKLLARTINKKPDKENPDIVIHINPYTEEIWLQVNPLFIKGRYRKLVRGIPQTRWLCGFCKGKGCVYCNFTGKKYLVSVEEIIGEPILKATKGKDYRFHGAGREDIDVRMLGNGRPFVIEIKEPRIRNINLKKLEEEINKDGRVEVLNLEFCRRKDKVIIKNVPHKKTYRALVYCEDEVSEEELKKLEEELKNREIYQRTPKRVLHRRADLVRVRKVYKVEANKVDRNHFELIIYCDGGLYIKELISGDEGRTKPSVSSILNKQCICKELDVIKVHDGETNGRNE from the coding sequence ATGATAAACTATGAAATTTTAAAAAAGTATCCTCTCTGTGATAGATGCTTTGGTAGGCTATATGGTAAGGTTCTTAACACCACCAACTTAGTTAGGGGAAAATCTTTAAAGATAGCTAAGGCTATTGAGGCTGAGATAAATAAAGATGAAGAGATGTTAAAAGCTCTAAGTAGAAGTGGAGTTAAAGAAATAAGAGGAGTAGATGAAGAAGTTAAAGAATGTCCTTGGTGTAAAGGAATTTTTAATAGGATGGACAAGCTCTTAGAGGAAGTTTTAGAGAAGGTTAAAGATTATGAATTTAACACCTTTTTAATTGGAACGCATATTCCTGAGGAGATTAAGGAGTTTGAAGAGGAAATTAAAACTGAGTATATGGAGAGTATAAAGCAGGAGTTTGGTAGAGAGTTTGGAAAACTCTTAGCAAGAACCATAAATAAAAAGCCAGATAAGGAGAATCCTGATATTGTTATACATATAAACCCTTACACAGAGGAAATATGGCTTCAAGTAAACCCTCTCTTTATAAAGGGAAGATATAGAAAGTTGGTTAGAGGCATTCCTCAAACAAGATGGCTCTGTGGCTTCTGTAAGGGAAAGGGTTGTGTTTATTGTAACTTTACAGGAAAAAAGTATTTGGTTTCAGTTGAAGAGATTATTGGAGAGCCCATACTTAAAGCTACCAAAGGGAAAGACTATAGATTCCATGGTGCGGGAAGGGAAGATATTGATGTAAGAATGCTTGGGAATGGAAGGCCTTTTGTCATTGAAATTAAAGAGCCAAGGATAAGAAATATTAACCTTAAAAAATTGGAAGAAGAGATTAACAAGGATGGAAGGGTTGAAGTTTTAAACTTAGAGTTCTGCAGAAGGAAGGACAAGGTTATTATAAAAAATGTCCCTCATAAGAAGACATATAGAGCCTTGGTTTATTGTGAAGATGAGGTTAGTGAAGAAGAGCTAAAGAAGTTAGAAGAGGAGTTAAAGAATAGAGAAATTTATCAAAGAACTCCAAAGAGAGTTTTACATAGAAGGGCTGATTTGGTTAGGGTGCGTAAGGTTTATAAAGTTGAAGCTAATAAAGTTGATAGAAATCATTTTGAACTTATTATCTATTGTGATGGAGGACTCTACATAAAAGAGCTTATCAGTGGAGATGAGGGAAGAACTAAACCTTCAGTCTCCTCTATTTTAAATAAACAGTGTATCTGTAAGGAGCTTGATGTGATAAAAGTACATGATGGTGAAACAAATGGTAGAAATGAGTGA